The Bactrocera dorsalis isolate Fly_Bdor chromosome 2, ASM2337382v1, whole genome shotgun sequence region aagatatgTGTCAAAAGGTTTTTCAATGTTTCAGTACTATAGGTCAGGAAGTTTTCGCTGCTATCAATTCAATACCTTTATCACAGACAACTATAACTCGACGCACTGAAGTAACAGGCcgacatatttataatatgacTATGCGAAGGGTGCAAGAAGGCAAGTATTTTTCCATATGTATTGACGAGAGTACAGGTATATCCGATGTGaaccaattaattatttatgtaaaaacggTAGATGAAAACTTCGATACAAAAGTGGACTTGCTTTCGGTTGTATCTATGCATGGCCATGTGACTGGTAACTTCTTATAAAGTTTTGCGGCTCCGAACTAGATTTAGATAagttggttcaaaaccatgaaaatattgatttttagttgtttgatacagccgtttaggtgaaaacttcaacataaattcaatacttaaaattttttgaatattaatttctttttgacacgtgaattgtttttatttttgtaattgataaaaaattaataacgaatttcattaatttcacaattttgtaaaagttgtcgaatcactttcaaattttttttatattaattaatactaaagttttgtatttgttttttttttggggtgtagcagcaagctctctcatactccaacacaagcacacagtttggtagtgtgcgtttgggcatCACTGGTCTAAATCATACATGGGCGTTTTGACTCACATGAGCAGTTACTGGGGATGTTCGAGTCTCAATCACTGCGGCAATATTGCAAAGCATCATATTCGACGCAAAATTGTGGCAACTTTTGCAAATGTCAAGCGTTCGAACAACTCAAATATTGACATTTCGTGCGCGCAAAAGTGACAAAATCGGCTTCAACAAAATTCGTGATGGAGGAAGTGAGGTAAGCGAAATCGctctttattattgtttataactaattattattgttaatgATGTGTACTaatgaataatattatattattttttattttaaatatcatttccAGCCCGAAGCTAAGTCACAATTTTACCAAGCTCCTCGTGAGATGCCGGCTCGAAATGGAGCACGAATTTTCTGCGGGGGAAACGTAAAAAGTCGGTATTATGGGCAAAAGTGGTCAAAAAATGAGCTTGGTCAATACGGATGTTCCGCAATCAAAGGACCTTATGCaaagaaagtttttaaatttatttgcgacATACAAACTAAAGAAACGAACTGGGCAGACTGGGCAGAGAGGCAACAAGCTGGGAGTTTTTTGAAGAGTTCGACGAGGTGTACGGTAGGCGGCATTCCATACAACCGCCAGCCAAAAACCTTCAAGGCTCCATAGTGGATAGCGCCGAAGTATGTGAACGGAGTGGGGACGAGAAGACTGACGACTCTTACGAGGGTCAACTCGTAAACGAACAACGAAAGCGTCCAAAGACTGCCGCCAATGAAGCAttggaatttttaaagaatGAGGCTCTAAAAGAACAAGTAGAAGTGCtacaatttgaaaaagaaaaattgaattttgaaaaagaaaaaataaacgtaATGATGAAGCTGCGGGAAACTTTAGAAAAGTTaaccgaaaagtaaaaaaaaaaacaatttaaacaatgTAAACCTGATctctaattataattttttattactgttgTGACCTGTACTTGAAGtagttgaaatgaaataaaatatcacatgtacacatatttatttactaacatttttatttaaaaaataaaaaatttaagaaacaaacaacatttttaaattatttcttttgatAATACCTTCGTCAGTATCATTTATGTTTTCAGGCATTTCAGCATCGTTTTCATTAAATGTTTCGAAATTTTCCAATGGATAATTGACTTCagaatcattaaaattgttccgaattattaaattatgcaaaattacaCAAGCTAATACTGCTTTTGATACCTCTTCCATATTTTGAATATcaatatgatttaaaattttgaactttccCCTCAAAATCCCAAAAGCTTGTTCTATGAATACCCGAGTTgaacttaaataataattaaattgtttctcCTCTCTCAACAGATGTCCATTATCTCTATAAGGCGcgatcaaatattttgaaagaggataagaattaaaacatttatttaaatatttatgtatatcataACTGATAAGCTGAGTCAGCTAAAATTATATCATCTTTTGCAAGTTGTATCTCTCCAGATGTAATTCCTTTGTATATCGGACTATTTTTCCATACGTTGGCGTCATGGCAGCTCCCTGGGTAGCCGATAAAAACATCCAAGAAACGAAATGTGCTGCCGCATATGCCCTAAACATTGCAAATGTTTTATGTTCTTAAAATAGTTCTAGCTTAACCAttaccatatgtacatacctgcaTAACAATGGAATAGTTCCCCTTTCGGTCATAGTAGCTAATTGCATCCTTCTTCGGtgtgtttgttttaaaatgtgTCCCATCCAAACAGCCGACTATAAAAGGAAATGCATTCTGCCGGCTCGCTTGGAAACGTTCCATTATTGTTTGCTGTTGGGAAATTGATGGCCAACATATTTCATTCTTCAACTTGCAAATTGCATTGATCGTTTTAAGAAAAGTTTTGTGGGCAGTCCCTTTTGAAACATCAAATTTATCTGATAGTTCACGATAAGTGACTCTGCTGTTACTAAGCTTCCACAAGGTAATATGCAAGGCCTGATCCATTGAATATTCCCCTCGTGACGTTATCCAAAAAGGCTCCAAGGCGCTCTTTAATTCCTacgaagtatatacatatatatgtgtttatataggAGATTATTTAAATCAGAAAACTTACCGCAAATGTTTCACGAGACATCCGAAAATGTGACAAATATATGTCCGGAGGATAAAATGGAATTGTCTAGAAGAAGTTTTGCGATTTCACTATCGtcctctttttttttaaatttcagtcaAAAGCCATTTCTTTTTACGCGCAAatctttctttcctttttttttgtatttcaaaagTAAAGTACTCTCACTCTCCACCATGCTATCAactgttaaatttattaaaaaactaatttttgaaactttttaactTCACTTGTTCAATTCACTTGAATGCCgcgcaaaatatttgcaaaatatatgcataagtatcagctgagcatttgcaaaaaaacatcAGGGTTGCAATATTGCCGCAGTAATTTGCTTGCTCGAACATCCCCACTCTCAGCACACGTATTCTTACGCTCTTATTTCAGTCGCTATTGAGAGCGAAAAAAACAGTTTTGCACTATGGGATAATGAATTGATTTTCCTGCCAGTTGCGCTGCAGACATCAACGAGGTAACATAGGTAGTCGGTATGTTGATGTTTTTTATGCCCTAGTATATTTTTGCCCCATTTGAAATGTataacacaaataaaatgttataatttcAGATACCTTTGGTGTGGTAAATTGGGAGTTGACTACTTTTACTAGCAAACTAGTTAGCGGAAATTTTAAGATAAAGTTGAAATTGTGAAGTTCTCGAGAAATCATGCTTAAAAATAAGGCTTGCCTCGGCGTCCAAAAACTTCAAAGTTTGAATCTACTCATCGAACACAAATGAacatttcacatacatatgtcatttaTATCAGTGCTTTCATCCAAGCATATGGAGAAAAATTGGCAGTCATCAATTCTTGTTTAAATCTggtctaaatgcacaagtctgCCGTCTGGCACCATAATTTTGCTTGTCTGTCAGAGCTATTAGGTGCATTTTCGTTGGCAACATTGTTAAAAATGGGCAATTTTAATgtattgtgaaataaaaagaagcaaCACTGGCAGCagaaaagaggaagacctccactccgttggaaggaccaagtggagaaggacctggtttcacttggaatatccaattggcgctacgtagtggaaagaagaaacgactggcgcgctgttgttaactataatcgcgtaagcggtgtctacgccagtaaagaagaacaCTGGCAGCtgtttttcaataatataaGAAGAAGTTTTATGTTAGATTAAGTTTTAAAAAGAACGTGTTGATATGTTTGGGtaataaaaatatggttttataaaaattggtcGGCTAATAACCGCGATGTTTATCTTCTatccattttcattgaaaatgttataaaaatgacaatcagctgtttatGAGAGTTTCAAACTCGCAAAGCTGCCATCAGTCACCTACAAATTTGGGTCTGATTAAGTGCTTTAAGATAACAATATGGCACATAAACAGCTCTATTCTGAGAAGATCTCACAACTGATTTGTGAGAAAATATTTGTGAGGTTATTCTTGCTCAAATTTTGCAagaaaaacatagaaaaatcAAAGCACTTTTCCGTAAATTAgctgttttacaaaaacaaacaagacaaaataaagaaatggacAACCAAGAAAAGTGAGTAAGTTTACAAATCGAATCAATTTGgtgcatatataataatttcgattatttttaggaACGTGAAAGAACAACTCAGAAGAAGGagcctattctgtaactcgattcgaaaaaaaatgtacTCGAATTCGGATTTCGTATATTCTGTAATTtgattttcggattttcaagccaattttcggataaaatattcgacagcttttgagttgtagaaagcaaaaacgaaaattgtacgtatttattccggcacagggtggtacaactttcgcataattataaattagatccgaatttcgaatataatacattttcgaatcgagttacagaatagggcccCAGCTGTAGCATAACGgcatattatttaaacataaatatcataaataaatatagaatagGGATCGCGCGAGTTATCGCTGTCAACttctgttgaaatttttaaataaaaatcaaacccAAAATTCGATTTGGTGGTTGTTTCTTGCTTTATTAATTCTTCAGATTTGATCTGAAATTGGAAAATTCTtgttatttgtatacattttttctctattgtTTCAATCAATTGATTTTTTACTTCTTAGTGTTAACTCAGAATTTATAAGTTGCAATTcagcattttatatattttataagccAATTggttcatattaaatttattgcttAAGCTGTTGCCACACAAACGGAAACATAACCTGATATTTACGATTTCGTTTAGTTCGATCACttcctatatttgccaagtttgtttacattaacttttttattgtgCGCAATTAATGGCTTGAATGTATGTTGGCTATGGAGTTGACGCAACATAGTATGTCGGTGGACTTGACATAACTTCGCCCCTCTTAGTTCGAAAATTCTcccgaatttttgtttttaattttttatacttggGATATGTAAAAATGATTACAATTGACACCGAGCTTGCAAGTAACAAAGCTTTTGTATATATTGCTATAGAAAAGTGAGAatgatttattttgttatactttaattcttgaattttttttatattttctatattgcTTAATATTATTTCGTCGAATGTTGTTAGATTTTAGtgtcatttattttaatgttgggtggtattacaaaattgtttttaaattctttg contains the following coding sequences:
- the LOC125776738 gene encoding uncharacterized protein LOC125776738; amino-acid sequence: MSRETFAELKSALEPFWITSRGEYSMDQALHITLWKLSNSRVTYRELSDKFDVSKGTAHKTFLKTINAICKLKNEICWPSISQQQTIMERFQASRQNAFPFIVGCLDGTHFKTNTPKKDAISYYDRKGNYSIVMQGICGSTFRFLDVFIGYPGSCHDANVWKNSPIYKGITSGEIQLAKDDIILADSAYQL